The Camelina sativa cultivar DH55 chromosome 14, Cs, whole genome shotgun sequence genome includes a window with the following:
- the LOC104741821 gene encoding uncharacterized protein LOC104741821, whose protein sequence is MVLWEITLGTAYFLGLRRTYRLALKIQRRLVTPKHPKIRQFLHRRTRKIFDVAVSVHKNIQERDIEVGRNLGNWILRWLDRMKPAAQIRTRPELPHNTNSNLDKAKRLTEMSRPKSHTNTTQTPQNRESDRHLFSSLRHFRHNPFSSVSMMIQPPRPSGTSTQYRHYSGNLAASLIQPSYVRGGGFDGVIRKDILQWMAQR, encoded by the exons ATGGTGCTCTGGGAGATAACTCTGGGAACAGCCTACTTCTTGGGACTGAGACGGACTTATAGGCTCGCCTTGAAGATCCAGCGTCGGCTTGTTACTCCAAAACATCCCAAAATCCGTCAGTTTCTTCATCg GAGGACTCGTAAAATCTTCGATGTGGCAGTTTCGGTTCACAAGAACATACAAGAGAGAGACATAGAAGTTGGTAGGAATCTTGGAAACTGGATTCTCCGTTGGCTAGACCGGATGAAACCAGCAGCTCAGATCCGTACTCGGCCAGAACTACCACATAACACCAACTCGAATTTGGACAAGGCAAAAAGATTAACGGAAATGTCCCGTCCCAAATCGCACACAAACACGACGCAGACTCCTCAAAACCGTGAATCCGATAGGCACTTGTTCTCCTCATTGAGACACTTCCGGCACAATCCATTCTCGTCTGTCTCTATGATGATCCAACCGCCGAGACCCAGTGGAACTTCAACTCAGTACAGACACTACAGTGGCAATCTAGCCGCAAGTCTAATTCAGCCGAGCTATGTTAGAGGCGGCGGGTTTGACGGTGTGATCAGGAAAGACATTTTGCAGTGGATGGCACAGAGATGA
- the LOC104743718 gene encoding putative syntaxin-24: MADVSECALVRCLCCPCECALNFFISLLLFICYASFIAWIMVISNDVKFQVYDAELTHFNLENNNTNLHYNLTLYLSIRNSKSSIGIHYDRFEANVYYMNQRLGAVPMPSFHQGNKNTTALKAVLEGQNLVLFDDEGRTKFDDDRKTGVLQNRREDEYWL; this comes from the coding sequence ATGGCGGACGTCAGCGAATGCGCCCTTGTACGCTGCTTATGTTGCCCCTGTGAATGTGCGCTCAACTTCTTTATATCACTGCTCTTGTTCATCTGCTACGCTTCATTCATCGCTTGGATCATGGTCATATCCAACGACGTGAAATTCCAAGTCTACGACGCTGAGCTGACACATTTTAACCTCgagaacaacaacaccaacctCCATTACAATCTCACTTTGTACCTATCCATCCGAAACTCCAAGAGTAGTATCGGCATCCATTACGACAGGTTTGAAGCAAACGTTTACTACATGAACCAGCGGTTAGGAGCGGTTCCCATGCCGTCATTCCACCAGGGAAACAAGAACACGACGGCTCTCAAAGCAGTCCTTGAAGGCCAGAACCTAGTTTTATTCGACGATGAAGGACGCACCAAGTTTGATGACGATCGGAAGACTGGGGTTTTACAGAATCGACGTGAAGATGAGTATTGGTTGTAG
- the LOC104741820 gene encoding probable calcium-binding protein CML17, giving the protein MSHKVSKKLDEEQINELREIFRSFDRNKDGSLTQLELGSLLRALGIKPSPDEFETLIDKADTKSNGLVEFPDFVALVSPELLSTARRTTPYTEEQLHRLFRIFDTDGNGFITAAELAHSMAKLGHALTVAELTGMIKEADSDGDGRINFQEFAKAINSAAYDDLWG; this is encoded by the coding sequence ATGAGTCACAAAGTCTCCAAGAAGTTAGACGAGGAGCAGATCAATGAGCTCCGGGAGATTTTCAGGTCATTTGATCGGAACAAAGACGGAAGCTTAACCCAGCTTGAACTCGGATCACTTCTCCGAGCACTAGGGATTAAGCCTAGTCCAGACGAATTCGAAACGCTTATAGACAAAGCCGATACTAAAAGCAACGGACTCGTCGAGTTCCCGGATTTCGTGGCTTTGGTCTCGCCGGAGCTTCTTTCGACGGCGAGGAGAACGACTCCTTACACGGAGGAGCAGCTTCACCGATTATTTAGGATATTTGACACGGACGGTAACGGGTTCATCACTGCGGCGGAGTTAGCTCACTCTATGGCCAAGCTTGGTCATGCCTTGACGGTCGCGGAATTGACGGGGATGATTAAGGAGGCGGATAGCGACGGAGACGGCCGGATAAATTTTCAGGAGTTCGCAAAGGCTATTAACTCTGCTGCATATGATGATTTATGGGGTTGA